GATCACTCTGGGACGGCATGCCGTCTGGCTCGTTGACGTCCTCAACGTCACTCAGTCCACATCATGACACGGCCTTCTGCCGGAGCAGCAGTAGTAGGGTATAGCTTGGCAGCTCAGCAGCAGAGCAATAGCCCTCACCCACCACGTTATTCCCGGCAGGACACTGAGGTCGGCATCAGAATAGACCGACGCTGGgttaatagacgtcagactcaCGAGTTTCGAAGAGACGCAGCGCCGCCTGTCGGAACAGTTTTGGGTAGTACAAGGTCCGATTCTTTTgcacagtttgctgtggaaccaggtgcagctagcgagtgcgaaacaacgattgagcttaatattgcgtgtgtttgcgcatttatcactcagaaagagagctatGAACTTCTTTCTGCTAGTCTGACGCGCCACCGAGCCACCATGAAGTGCTtgttggatcactcgccagaacgacggcggaAACAAAAGCAGACGCGACAGCTCCGCGCGCTACAAAGAAACGCCGCAGTCGACGCTGCTCTTACGCGTTTTGAATAGCCTaggacgtaaaggactgaataacaacgttcagttttagaTTTTCATAGCTGTCGTACGAAGTagaaaggcgagagcgttggatacgggccgttgcgaacgtgttgggtaagcgaattgCTCGTGTTCTCTAAAGCCGGTCGCATGGGAAAGTCTGACAATGTGGCTTTGCCGCTATTGTCttgcgtagccctgacggatAACCGTGGTAATCTTGActgtgaagctcagcagagcctcTGTCggcggtgcgtgccgtgtaacgCGGAGTGAACAGCTAGatgcagactgaagacgcgtgacaTCGCCTGATTCCCATAATCTGaattggtcgtcaccacacaacatcgcgcacgtacgttttgaaggctcagagttcagCTTTTACCTACCAAATGATAACACGTGCGTCCTacaaataaattacaaaatgTGGTCgtcaccaccttcaggtttgttttacCTGTGGCCTCTGCGGTTTCCGTAGCTTatatcggaggccatgctttttCCTTTTGTTGTACCCAGTGTAAGTGAACGCGCACGCATACCCATTAggagtacatacaaacggaagacaaccGTCAACAAAGCATTAGAGAATTCGTAATAAAATAATCCAACCCACGGGGAACTAGAGTTGAAGGGACAATGCAACTGAAAAAGCGATTcaattcgtccctgataaagtaGCTTtacaccactgatcgtaagataagCTGATCGTGTATGTGCTTCATCGCACTGACATAGTCTATACACACAAATTTAATGCATTTAGGCGCCAAAGAACTCAATGTCgcgcgagttgcagcgcgccgaaacaaCGGatacttcttttgcattgtacccacaaatcgctttgatgagcttcccACTTCTCTGAAGCGCGGAATTGGCaaaagaagctttccaggtctttAATTTTCAAGAAACCGTGCCTCCACACTAACGAAAGAGGGGGTtttattgtggcctatgcacattcgctcgCGGACTGCTCGCGTTGCACTACCCAGTTATTGCCAGGGCGACGATGAgagcgctggtggcggtgttattcGCAGCACCGGCTGGAAGTCTGTCATCGACTTTGCCTGCTTCAACGAGGTGCGTCAGTTCTTCTGTGCATTACAACGTCAAGGCGCCACCAATGATCGGCATGGAGCCCCAAAGTGAACAAGCCGCTCGCTCGAACGATGGACTCAGGCAAGGTAAATCTGCGCGATACTGGTTATTTCTTGTACAAAGTCAGGATAATTATGCCCACAGGGCAACAAATATACTCATAAGTTTAATATTCGATTTTTGATTAGTCGGTCAATCGATTGAAATAAGTAATTTCTCAGTATCCATTCTAGATTGCCACCTTTTCATTCATTTGCAGCACTTGATGTTTTGATCAATTCAATTAaaacagtttgacggctgtttgCGAATAACTACACAAACTCCCTTTCTGAGAAGTTCCCTAAGACAACCATTTATCTCAGAGCCCTCGATTGACTGCACCTTAGGGACGCCAAAGACAAAATATTTCTGGTTCCGGGGTGTCTTCCATCTACCCTGTGAAGAGGTGTGGTTGCAATGATTTTGATGATAAAGATAATTTCTTCAACATTTAACGAAGTATACCTACCCGAACGATATTGTCAAAGGTTATTGTTGGCTGACATCACTTGCTGATCTTAGCTAAACATCGATTATTGTTGACTAAATGATGGTCACTATCAGGTAGTGTCTAACgtctattggcggcgaggacataccgtggcgacgtctgccggaatctctctgtCACGTGTAAAACGATATCACGTGGTACCGGGCTGCACGAAGTGTTCGACGTCTCCAGTGATTCAGGCTGTTCAGCCGCGGCTTTGTTCGCTTTGCAAGCATTGAATGTGTTTGTATTAGCTGCGCAAGAACCAAGAGTGCTTGCTAACAAAAgtctagcggccatcgtcgtcttcgtcggctATTAATTATGGTGCGCACAGGCGCATGggcatgcgcacgctcctcgttcctcgtgctgcggcctgcgaggaaaagaaaacgaaaacaaagaatagtcttcttctgctccagaacggtctgaacggttccctggtttttacgctcgccgccacacgcattgttatagtggacctagcctcagtccctataacgtggtgacccggacgtgatcgcAGGGCGAGCACTACATCAAGGACGCGACCACAAGCGACAGACCGACGATCGGCGCAGAGGGCATCGCCACGGTGCAGATTCACCTGCCGTCGTTTTGGCCCCAGAATCCTGCAGCCTGGTTCACGCACGTGGAGGCCATCTTTGTCCTTCGGCGCATTACCTCGCAACAAGCAAAGTATTGCCACGCTGTCTCCGCGCTCTCAACGGAAGTGCTTGCAGAGTTTCACGACCTTGTGTGCACGCCCCATGAAACCACACCTTATGACCactttaaaacgacggtgctgcaaCGCAAGTCTGTGTCTGTACGCAGGCGTCTCCAGCAGCTTCTCAACGAAGAGGAGCTCGGCGACCGGCGACCGTCAGAACTGCTACGTCGCATGCAGCAGCTTCTCAGTGGCTGTAAGTTGGATGTAAACAGCCCGCTGCTGCGAGAACTGTTTTTCCAGCGCCTGCCACAGAATGTAGTCCTTGCCTTGGCTACCGCACCTGACGACCTGCCCCTCGACAAGCTGGCGGAGCAGGCCGATCGCGTCGCTGACTATGCAGTAGGAGGTACTGTGGCTACGGCATCTAGCGTTCCGTTGTCGCAACTCGAGGACCGGCAGTCTCGCCTGGAGCAACTGATCGACGACCTCGCCGAGACTGTTAATGCCCTACGGCCACCGTCTCACCCTCGTCGACGAGACCGCGATTACCGTCCCAGATTGTCTCCGAGGTCTAGCTCCCGTTCCGGTCCTCGTCGACGCGTCTACTGCTGGTATCACAGCAACTTCGGTGCCAGCGCGCGTCAGTGTCGTCCTCCTTGCAGCTGGCAGGGAAACGTACCGCAGAGCCACTGATGGCGGCCAGTGACTCTTGCCATACGACAAGCCGCCTGTTCTGCGTCACTGACAGGATTGCCGGACATCGATTTCtcgtggacacaggtgcagaggTCAGTGTCGTTCCTGCCACACGACTCGACCGGCAGCACTCTACGCAGACTGCTCCCCTTCAAGCAGCCAACAACTCTGCCATCAATACATATGGTCAGCGCTCTCTCACCATCGATTTGGGTCTCCGACGCACCTTCCGATGGGTATTCGTTGTTGCAGATGTACGCATGACCATATTGGGTGCTGATTTTCTGATCCACTTTGCCCTCAGCGTTGACCTCCGGGCACGTCGACTCGTCGACACAACGACCAGGATGTCCATACAAGGCATCCTCGCACCTCCAACATATACCACTGGAACGGCGCCACAGATACCGGCATCTCTGTTCGCCTCAATTCTAGCAGACTTTCCAGCCATCACGAAGCCTTCCAACCTTGAGCTGCCTGTACGTCACAACGTCACGCATCATGTGGTCACTACTGGCCCTCCAGTATTTTGCCGACCCAGGCGCCTCGCTGGGGACCGCCTTGCCATCGCGAAAAGAGAATTCGACCACATGCTGCAACTGGGCATCATCCGCCCTTCGTCGAGCAGTTGGTCGTCAGCTCTCCACATGGTCCCAAAGCGTGATCCAGGGGATTGGCGCCCCTGTGGTGACTATcgagccctcaacgcgcgcaccataccTGATCGCTATCCCCTCCCTCACATTCACGACTTCTCTGCCAACCTCGCGGGAGCGGTGATATACAGCAAAATAGACTTGGTAAAGGCCTACCACCAGATTCCGGTCGAGCCAGCGGACGTCCCGAAGACTGCAATTGTGACACCATTCGGACTTTTCGAGTATGTTcgcatgccgttcggattgcGAAACGCTGCTCAGACGTTCCAGAGGTTTATAAACGAAGTAACTCGTGGACTTCCCTTCGTATTTGCATATCTCGACGACCTCCTGGTGGCTAGTGTTTCCCCCGAACAGCATTGCACCCATTTGCGTCTGCTATTTTCTCGACTCCAGGAACATGGCCTCCTCATCAACCCCGCAAAGTGTGTCTTTGGTGTCGACGATATTGAGTTCCTCGGACACCGTGTGACAAAAGAGGGAATCAGGCCGTTGGACAAGAaagttcaagccttgcgcgacttccctCGCCCAACATCACTCCGAAAGCTCCGCGAGTTCCTTGGGTTGCTCAACTTCCACCGCCGTTTTCTTCCTAACGTTGCCCGCATTATCATACCGCTCATGGATCTCCTCAAGACCACCAAAGCTCCGTCCTCCCCACTGACTTGGACGTCTGACGCCGAAGCTTCCTTCTATGCTGCCAAGAACGCATTGGCGGACGCTACACTGCTGGTACATCCTCTGCACGTTGCACCAATGCGTCTTATCACCGATGCTTCTAGTGCGGCTGTCGGCGCGGTTTTACAGCAGTGGCAGCGCAACTCTTGGTATCCACTCGGGTTTTTCTCTCAGAAACTGAAACCGGCAGAAACGCGTTACAGCACGTTTGGTCGTGAGCTACTGGCCGTATATCTGGGCATTCGACATTTCCGACATCTGTTGGAAGGCTCAAGCTTTCACGTCCTTACGGACCACAAGCCTTTGACATTCGCTTTTCGCGGTAACCCCGATACTTATACCGCACGAGAAATACGGCACCTCAACTTTATTTCCGAATTCACTGTGGACGTCCGGTACATTGAAGGCCCAGTCAATGCGGCTGCAGATGCCCTCTCCCGTATCGACGCGATATCGGCACCCACACTTGACTTCGAAGAAATCGCCACGGCGCAACTTACAGACGTCGAACTTCGAGACATCCGCTCATCCACCATATCACTGGTGCTGTCCGACGTTCCCCTCCCATTTTCTTCCGGCACCATCACTTGCGATGTGTCACGGGGTCGAACACGTCCGTTTGTCCCACTCCGACTCCGCCGTCACATATTCAACAAGCTTCACGGCACAAGCCATCCAGGAGTTCGTGCTACGCAGCGTCTCATTACGACCCGCTTTGTGTGGCCGAGTGTGAACTCCGACGTGCGCCGTTGGGCGCGTGAATGCGTGCACTGTCAACGCTCCAAAACGACACGACACACGAAATCACCAATTCACTCATTTCGCCCACCCGATGCTCGGTTTGATCACGTCCACATCGACATCGTTGGACACATCCGCCATCCAGAGGTGCTCGCTACATCCTCACCTGTGTGGACCGTTACACCCGTTGGCCTGAAGCGTTTCCTCTCACCGACATAACAGCACTTACCGTGGCTTCAGCGTTTGTCAGTGGCTGGATCTCTCGTTTCGGATGTCCCAGCGTTGTGACCACCGATCGCGGCCGACAGTTCGA
The nucleotide sequence above comes from Rhipicephalus sanguineus isolate Rsan-2018 chromosome 8, BIME_Rsan_1.4, whole genome shotgun sequence. Encoded proteins:
- the LOC119402486 gene encoding uncharacterized protein LOC119402486 → MDAAKSRSSFTILSNFEAAVTKNQGIFLCIGEELAAKNQQAYHRRGASRVVQVAAACDLEGEHYIKDATTSDRPTIGAEGIATVQIHLPSFWPQNPAAWFTHVEAIFVLRRITSQQAKYCHAVSALSTEVLAEFHDLVCTPHETTPYDHFKTTVLQRKSVSVRRRLQQLLNEEELGDRRPSELLRRMQQLLSGCKLDVNSPLLRELFFQRLPQNVVLALATAPDDLPLDKLAEQADRVADYAVGGTVATASSVPLSQLEDRQSRLEQLIDDLAETVNALRPPSHPRRRDRDYRPRLSPRSSSRSGPRRRVYCWYHSNFGASARQCRPPCSWQGNVPQSH